In the Desulfitobacterium hafniense DCB-2 genome, TCATATGCTCCTAAACTATCACCGGCCTTAATGGGGAGACCTGGCTCTCTTGTCCAAACAATTTTCTTTTCAAGTTTTTCTTTATCCGTCTTTAAGATACTGATCTGAATCGGATTTTGGGCAAAGGCTTTAATCGGCTCTGAATTTTCAGCAGGAAACTCAATAGTTTCTCCCGCTTGTACATAATTCAGTGTTTCTGTTTCGTTAAAGCCCCATTCCAAGAGCTTTTGCGCATCCCCGAAACGGTCGGGAGCATGGAGGACAACAGCAATCAGCTGCCGGCCATCTTTCGTCGCCGCTGCAACCAAACATTTTCCGGCGGCAGTGGTTGTCCCTGTCTTAACTCCATCAGTATAAGGGTAATTCCAAAGCAGTTTATTGGTATTTCTTAAGTTCATGAAAAAATCGGGTTCAATAAAATGAATTTCCGTTTCTTTTAAGCGCGTAATCGAAGTAAATGCCGGGATCTGCAGTCCGTAACGAGCCATTAAAGCCAAATCATAGGCTGTCGAGACATGGTTTTTGCTGGGCAAGCCGTTGGTGTTTTCAAAATGGGTATTTTTCGCTCCGAGCAGGAACGCTTTTTGGTTCATTAATCGGACAAAATCCTCTTCAGTACCCGCTATTTGTTCTGCAATAGCTACACAGGCATCATTTCCTGATTTGACCATGGCCCCTGTAACCAGTTCATAGAGCAGAATCTTTTCCCCTGGGTCCAGGTGAATGGTGGATTCACCGACAGCTGCCGCTTTTTCGCTTACCACGACGAGCTCGTCGGGTTTTCCCAATTCCAGCCCAAGAATTGCCGTTAAAATCTTGGTAGTGCTGGCTGGCGGTCTTTGCTTATGAGCGTTTTTGTCATAAAGTATATCTCCTGTTGCCCCATCCATCAGTACCGCCGCATCGGCAGTAATAGCTAACGAGGATGTCGGTATTAATCCTTGATTGGTGTCCGTGGTTTGCGCATACACGGGAGCAGCACTTAAAGATAGTGAAATAAGAACGCAAACCCCGGCTTGCGTCCATTTTTGCTTGAACATTCTACCACCTCACATTAAAGTCTATGAGGTAGTATCTCCGACTCCTTCCAATGTTATCAGTTCATTTACAGTAATGAATTGGAATCCTTCCTTGGTCAGTTGGCTTAAAATATTGGGCAAAGCTTTCACTGTGTTCTCTTTGGGATGCATTAACACAATAGCTCCTTCTCGGGTGGGCTTAATGCCAAACCGTACGGCAGGATCCACAATGCGCTTGGTAATAATTTCCGGCGTACTTTCCGGACGCCAATCCACCGTATCCAGGGTCCAAAGAATGGTGGTATAGCCAAGATTTTCAGCCGCTTTAAGCCCTGAGGCTCCCTTTTCGCCATAAGGCGGTGCATAATACTTGGTCTTGGTTCCAGTGATCTCCTGAATGATCGCTTCTGTCTTCAGAATTTCTTCTTGATTGGCACTGACGGATATTTGGTCAGGATGGGGATGGGAATAGCCATGATTTTCGATGGCGTGGCCGCGGGCCTGGAGCTCTTTCACCATTTCCGGATTATTTTTAGCCCAGCGTCCCGTAAGGAAGAAGGTTGCTTTGGCATGATACTTATCTAAAGCCTCCAGAATCCCGGGCACAAACTCTCCGCCCCAATCCACATTAATGGTTAAAGCCATGACTTTCTTCTCGGTCTTGACTTGGTCTATAGGGGTGGGGAGGTTTGCCACGATCCCCACCACTCTCTGTTCTATCAATAAGCCGACAGCTAATACGAGAATAAGTCCGAAAAGCTTTAAGGTCTTAAATGGAATTTTAAAAACATACATTCGTCTACCCCCTTCCATTTAGATGTATGCAAGGGGGGACGAATGCAGAATAATTGAGGCTATTCTTCTTTAACTATTCCTGGGATTTTTATTGGCTGTGCTTCCATTGGGATTAGGGTTGGGGTTGGGAAGTGCCTCTTTCCGGGAAAGGTTCAAGCGCCCTTGCTTATCGATGCCTGTCGCTTTAACCAGGATTTCGTCTCCCAGTTTCACCACATCTTCTACTTTCTCAACCCGTCCGTGGGCCAGTTGGGAAATATGAACCAGCCCTTCTTTGCCGCTTAATCCCAGCACACCGGGAATAACTTCTACAAAGGCTCCGAAGTCCATAATCCGGGTTACCCGGCCATTATAAATACGGCCTACTTCCACCTCTTGGGTAAGGGCTTGGATGATCTTAAGGGCGTTCTCCCCGGCTTCTCCATCCACTGCGGATATAAAGACCCGGCCATCATCTTCGATATCGATCTTGACACCGGTTTCATCAATGATCTTCTTAATGGTCTTACCGCCAGGTCCAATCACCTCACGGATCTTATCCGGGTGAATGGATGCCGTAATAATTCTCGGCGCAAAGGGTGAAAGCTCCGGTCGTGGTTTTTCAATCACAGAGAGCATTTTATCAAGAATAAACAGGCGTCCTTCTTTCGCTTGAGTAAGGGCTCTTTCCAGGATTTCCCGGGATACCCCTTTGATTTTTATATCCATCTGCAAGGCTGTCACACCTTGACTGGTTCCTGCCACTTTGAAATCCATATCTCCATCATGATCTTCCATTCCTTGAATGTCGGAAAGAATGGCGATATGATTCTCCTCGCTGATCAAGCCCATAGCTATTCCGGCCACAGGAGATTTAACAGGCACTCCGGCATCCATCAAGGAAAGAGTGCTGCCGCACACTGAGGCCATCGAGCTGGAACCATTGGATTCAAGAACCTCCGAGACCAGACGAATGGTATAGGGGAAATCGTTTTCATTAGGGATAACAGGGAGAAGGGCCCGTTCAGCCAGAGCTCCGTGGCCAATTTCCCGACGACCCGGTCCGCGCATAGGACGGGTTTCCCCTACACTGTAAGGCGGGAAATTATAGTGGTGCATGTAGCGCTTGGACTCTTCAAGGCCTAACCCGTCAAGAATCTGTTCATCACCAACGGCTCCCAGAGTGGCCACCGTGAGTACCTGAGTTTGCCCCCGGGTAAACAGACCGGTACCATGAGTTCTGGGTAAGATTCCGACTTCGACACTGATGGGACGGATTTCGTCTAAAGCACGTCCATCGGGACGAATATGCTCTACAGTAATCAAACGCCGCACAATCTTATGTACGAAATCTTCCAGAATCTTATCAATGGTTTTCAGGTCTTCAGGGTATTGCTCCGCGAAATGAGCCAAGGCCTCTTCCTTCACTTGCCGGATGGCTTCTTCCCTTGCTTTCTTTTCTTCGGTGCGAACTGCCTGATCCATTTTATCATAGGCAAATGCTTTGACCGCCTGGACGATCTCTTCCGGCATCTGCTTCATCACAACTTCTTGTTTGGGTTTGGCTAAATTTCTTTCCAGAGCTTCGAGGCGATAGTTCTCGATAAACTCAGCAATACGTTGAATCTCACGGTGACCAAACATAATGGCTTCCAGCATTTGAGCTTCCGGTACCTCTTGGGCACCGGCTTCCACCATCATTACCGCATCCTTTGTACCGGCGACGGTAAGATGCATGACGCTTTTTTCGGACTGTTCAACGGTGGGGTTAATAATAAATTCATCCCCGATTAAACCCACGGTCACAGCAGCTACCGGTCCTTCGAAGGGAACATTGGAAATCGTCAAGGCTGCCGAGGCTGCGTTAATACCGGTAATGTCGGAGGCACAATCCTGATCGACCGACATTACCTGAGCAACGACTTGTACATCATTGCGATAGCCTTCGGGGAATAGAGGCCGAATCGGCCGGTCGATGAGGCGGGCAGACAGAATCGCCTTCTCACTGGGGCGCCCCTCCCGCTTAATAAAGCCTCCCGGAATTTTCCCGGCGGCATAGAGTCTCTCTTCAAATTCAACGGTCAACGGAAAAAAGTCAATACCTTCCCTTGGTTGAGCACTTCCAGTAGCAAATGCTGAAACAACGGTATCCCCATACCGGCAGAAAATGGCACCGCCCGCTTGCTTACCTATTTTCCCGGTTTGGAAGGTCATCGTCCTGCCGCCGACCTGGATCGAACGTTCTAATACTTCCTGTGTCACAATGGAACCTCCTTAAAATTCTCTCCAACTATTTTCTTCTTAACTTGATTCATCTTCGACATATTGTTATTATTTCCTGCATTTAGATTAAAAAAACTAATTATATAAAGAAAACCTGATTTCGCTGAGTCCTGGCGAAAGGGTCGTCTTTAGTTGCCCTTACTATCCGCCAATAAAAGCTTTATTCCCTGATACGTATAAAAAAGAGAGACAGGAATAGTCTGTCTCTCTTTTCTCTCCATTTTATAGTGTGCGAACAGGATTAACGGCGTAAGCCGAGATCGGAAATAATCTTACGATAGCGGTTGAAGTCCATATCTTTCAGATAGTTGAGCAGAGCACGGCGTTGTCCAACCATCTTCAAAAGGCCACGGCGGGAATGATGATCCTTCTTGTGGGTCTTGAAGTGCTCAGTTAAATAGGTAATGCGCTCAGTGAGCAAGGCAATCTGCACTTCAGGAGAACCGGTATCTCCTTCGTGTTGTTGGAACTTCGCAATAATTTCTTTTTTCTTTTCGGCTGTCATCATGGTAATTTACCTCCATTAATTCTAAAAATCGCCTGCTGCCCAGAATTGCGACGGAGAACGCAAGCCCGAGCGAGCGGTTCTCATGTATTTTACTAAAAAAAATTCTATTTGTAAAGGAATTTAATGAGCATTTACGGCCTGAACAGGGTTTCCGAAGATTTCTTCCAGTACTTGTTTCGTCTTTAAGGCATCCCGTTCCAGCTGTCCCTTCAGCTCGTCAAAACCATTGAATTTTCTTTCATCACGAATCTTCTCTTCACAGCATATTGCTAATTCCATGCCATAAAGATCGCCGCTGAAATCAAAGAAGTGTATTTCTACCGTAAGGGCATATTCCTCATGAAACGTGGGCTTCATGCCAATATTCATCATACCATGAACAAGCCGTCCTTCGATCTCGGCCCATACGGCATAGACTCCCCGTTTGGGAATAATCAGCTCTTCATAGATCCTTAAGTTTGCTGTCGGATACCCTAAGTCATGGCCGCGCCTTTCTCCTTCAACCACAGTTCCCACCAGCTTATAGGTCCGGCCCAACAGCTTCTTGGCTTGGACGGCATCCCCATTAAGCAAAGCCTTGCGGACGGCTGTCGAAGAGATGACCTTGCCCTCAAACGTCTGGGGCTGGAGCACACTGACTCCAAAGCCATAGTCTTGGCCATAGCACTGAAGGTCTTCAGCAGTCCCTTTTCCCAAGGCACCAAAGGAGTAGTTGAAGCCAACCACAATATGAATGACGCCGAGTTTGACAAGGATATCTCTGACAAACCCTTCAGGGGACGTATCAGCCATTTCCTTTGTAAAGGGTACTAAATAAACCCGATCGACGCCGATTTCAGAAAACAACCTCATCTGCTCTTTTTGAGTGGTCAGGAAGCCTAGAACCCTTTCCGGAAAAAGCAGCTTCAAGGGATGAGGTTCAAACAGAAGAACGGCAAGATCCACTCCTTTT is a window encoding:
- a CDS encoding D-alanyl-D-alanine carboxypeptidase family protein, with the protein product MFKQKWTQAGVCVLISLSLSAAPVYAQTTDTNQGLIPTSSLAITADAAVLMDGATGDILYDKNAHKQRPPASTTKILTAILGLELGKPDELVVVSEKAAAVGESTIHLDPGEKILLYELVTGAMVKSGNDACVAIAEQIAGTEEDFVRLMNQKAFLLGAKNTHFENTNGLPSKNHVSTAYDLALMARYGLQIPAFTSITRLKETEIHFIEPDFFMNLRNTNKLLWNYPYTDGVKTGTTTAAGKCLVAAATKDGRQLIAVVLHAPDRFGDAQKLLEWGFNETETLNYVQAGETIEFPAENSEPIKAFAQNPIQISILKTDKEKLEKKIVWTREPGLPIKAGDSLGAYEVWLNGEKLGSTPLYAESSVKPKGRLSNLLEGK
- a CDS encoding polysaccharide deacetylase family protein, with product MYVFKIPFKTLKLFGLILVLAVGLLIEQRVVGIVANLPTPIDQVKTEKKVMALTINVDWGGEFVPGILEALDKYHAKATFFLTGRWAKNNPEMVKELQARGHAIENHGYSHPHPDQISVSANQEEILKTEAIIQEITGTKTKYYAPPYGEKGASGLKAAENLGYTTILWTLDTVDWRPESTPEIITKRIVDPAVRFGIKPTREGAIVLMHPKENTVKALPNILSQLTKEGFQFITVNELITLEGVGDTTS
- a CDS encoding polyribonucleotide nucleotidyltransferase, whose product is MTQEVLERSIQVGGRTMTFQTGKIGKQAGGAIFCRYGDTVVSAFATGSAQPREGIDFFPLTVEFEERLYAAGKIPGGFIKREGRPSEKAILSARLIDRPIRPLFPEGYRNDVQVVAQVMSVDQDCASDITGINAASAALTISNVPFEGPVAAVTVGLIGDEFIINPTVEQSEKSVMHLTVAGTKDAVMMVEAGAQEVPEAQMLEAIMFGHREIQRIAEFIENYRLEALERNLAKPKQEVVMKQMPEEIVQAVKAFAYDKMDQAVRTEEKKAREEAIRQVKEEALAHFAEQYPEDLKTIDKILEDFVHKIVRRLITVEHIRPDGRALDEIRPISVEVGILPRTHGTGLFTRGQTQVLTVATLGAVGDEQILDGLGLEESKRYMHHYNFPPYSVGETRPMRGPGRREIGHGALAERALLPVIPNENDFPYTIRLVSEVLESNGSSSMASVCGSTLSLMDAGVPVKSPVAGIAMGLISEENHIAILSDIQGMEDHDGDMDFKVAGTSQGVTALQMDIKIKGVSREILERALTQAKEGRLFILDKMLSVIEKPRPELSPFAPRIITASIHPDKIREVIGPGGKTIKKIIDETGVKIDIEDDGRVFISAVDGEAGENALKIIQALTQEVEVGRIYNGRVTRIMDFGAFVEVIPGVLGLSGKEGLVHISQLAHGRVEKVEDVVKLGDEILVKATGIDKQGRLNLSRKEALPNPNPNPNGSTANKNPRNS
- the rpsO gene encoding 30S ribosomal protein S15, which codes for MMTAEKKKEIIAKFQQHEGDTGSPEVQIALLTERITYLTEHFKTHKKDHHSRRGLLKMVGQRRALLNYLKDMDFNRYRKIISDLGLRR
- a CDS encoding bifunctional riboflavin kinase/FAD synthetase, whose protein sequence is MQIIQELPSDPGHQCVLALGNFDGVHLGHQRLLKSGLEQAAQKGVDLAVLLFEPHPLKLLFPERVLGFLTTQKEQMRLFSEIGVDRVYLVPFTKEMADTSPEGFVRDILVKLGVIHIVVGFNYSFGALGKGTAEDLQCYGQDYGFGVSVLQPQTFEGKVISSTAVRKALLNGDAVQAKKLLGRTYKLVGTVVEGERRGHDLGYPTANLRIYEELIIPKRGVYAVWAEIEGRLVHGMMNIGMKPTFHEEYALTVEIHFFDFSGDLYGMELAICCEEKIRDERKFNGFDELKGQLERDALKTKQVLEEIFGNPVQAVNAH